The following are from one region of the Prevotella communis genome:
- the cls gene encoding cardiolipin synthase, translating to MSWHSIILLIYQIIVVATIIHVVLDNRQPSKTMAWGMVIFFVPVVGIIAYLFLGVNTRRERMVSQRSMDQLTRRSMSGFIEQGDLQLPELSRPVIDLFINQSFSLPFNNNKVEILTDGYDFFPSLLRDIASARDHIHIDVYIFEDDALGRLISDALIAKAREGVEVRVLYDAVGCWSVDNRFFERMRIEGVEVEAFMPVRFPTFARKMNYRNHRKIFIVDGRVGYIGGMNFALRYVKGRHQRGWRDTMMRIEGSGVYSLQRAFLIDWYFVDRTQLSDKRYYPKSAEDAHGALLQTVTSAPLAPYPEIMQGYLRIILSAKRYIYIQSPYFLPTETIFFALKTAVASGVDVRVMVPRKTDGWFVEWGSRSYLREAQEAGIQILLYEPRFLHAKTLVCDDHTTTCGSTNIDFRSFLNNFEANTFVYDEAVALQMKDIFLRDARQSTPLSALPKRLHPKFLVRLGESVMRLLSPLL from the coding sequence ATGTCCTGGCACAGCATCATACTCCTCATCTATCAGATTATCGTGGTAGCAACGATTATTCATGTAGTCCTGGATAATCGTCAGCCTTCGAAGACGATGGCATGGGGTATGGTGATTTTCTTCGTGCCTGTGGTGGGTATCATCGCCTATCTGTTTCTGGGCGTTAACACCCGTCGTGAACGCATGGTCAGCCAGCGTTCCATGGATCAGCTCACCCGCCGTTCCATGTCGGGCTTCATCGAACAGGGCGATCTCCAGTTGCCGGAACTCAGTCGTCCGGTTATCGACCTGTTCATCAATCAGAGTTTCTCCCTTCCCTTTAATAATAATAAGGTGGAGATCCTGACGGATGGCTATGATTTCTTCCCGTCGCTGCTGCGTGACATCGCCTCTGCGCGGGACCATATCCATATTGATGTCTATATCTTTGAGGACGATGCCCTGGGACGACTCATCTCTGATGCCCTGATAGCCAAGGCTCGCGAGGGCGTGGAGGTGCGTGTGCTCTATGATGCCGTGGGATGCTGGAGCGTGGACAACCGTTTCTTTGAGCGGATGCGTATCGAGGGAGTCGAGGTGGAAGCCTTCATGCCCGTACGTTTCCCCACGTTTGCACGTAAGATGAACTACCGCAACCATCGTAAGATTTTCATCGTCGATGGCAGGGTAGGCTATATCGGTGGCATGAATTTCGCCTTGCGCTATGTGAAGGGCCGTCATCAGCGAGGATGGCGCGACACGATGATGCGCATCGAGGGTAGTGGTGTCTACTCCCTGCAGCGTGCCTTCCTCATCGACTGGTATTTCGTGGACCGCACGCAGTTGAGTGACAAGCGCTATTATCCCAAGTCGGCGGAAGATGCTCACGGCGCGCTCCTCCAGACCGTCACGTCGGCGCCCCTGGCACCTTATCCCGAGATTATGCAGGGCTATCTGCGCATCATCCTGTCGGCCAAGCGCTATATCTATATCCAGTCGCCCTATTTCCTGCCTACGGAGACCATCTTCTTTGCGCTGAAGACGGCCGTGGCATCGGGTGTTGATGTCAGGGTGATGGTGCCGCGCAAGACCGATGGCTGGTTTGTAGAGTGGGGTAGCAGGTCCTATCTGCGTGAGGCGCAAGAGGCTGGTATCCAGATACTTCTCTACGAACCGCGTTTTCTGCATGCCAAGACGCTGGTATGTGATGACCATACCACGACATGCGGCTCTACGAACATCGATTTCCGTTCGTTCCTGAATAATTTTGAAGCTAATACGTTTGTGTACGACGAGGCTGTGGCATTACAGATGAAGGATATTTTCCTGCGTGATGCCCGTCAGTCCACACCACTGTCCGCCCTGCCTAAACGCCTCCATCCAAAGTTCCTGGTGCGCTTAGGCGAGTCGGTTATGCGTCTGCTGTCGCCTCTGCTCTAA
- a CDS encoding 7-carboxy-7-deazaguanine synthase QueE has protein sequence MRVNNIFYSLQGEGRNTGRAAVFIRFAGCNLRCSFCDTEFESYREMSNEEIMAEVEALSPQPSAIKPLIVLTGGEPTLQVDEAFVDFLHQHGYEVAMESNGTRPAPQNLDWLTVSPKQKPVHQRCSEVKVVFTDAEHVSDFELEADYYYLQPCDTGDPERNKAITQACVEYIKQHPKWRLSLQTHKLIDIE, from the coding sequence ATGAGGGTAAATAATATTTTCTATTCTTTGCAGGGTGAGGGACGCAACACGGGGCGTGCTGCTGTCTTCATCCGCTTTGCTGGTTGCAACCTGCGCTGCTCGTTTTGCGATACGGAGTTTGAGTCCTATCGCGAGATGAGCAACGAGGAGATTATGGCAGAGGTTGAGGCCCTCAGCCCTCAGCCATCAGCCATCAAACCTCTGATTGTCCTGACTGGCGGCGAACCCACGTTGCAGGTCGATGAGGCCTTCGTGGACTTCCTGCATCAGCATGGCTATGAGGTGGCGATGGAGAGCAACGGCACGCGCCCTGCTCCCCAGAATCTCGACTGGCTCACGGTATCACCCAAGCAGAAGCCCGTTCACCAGCGTTGTAGCGAGGTGAAGGTGGTCTTTACGGATGCCGAACATGTGTCGGACTTTGAGCTCGAAGCGGATTATTATTACCTGCAACCCTGCGACACGGGCGACCCTGAGCGCAATAAGGCTATTACGCAGGCCTGCGTAGAATATATCAAGCAGCATCCCAAGTGGCGCCTGTCGTTGCAGACCCATAAGCTCATTGACATAGAATAA
- a CDS encoding 6-pyruvoyl trahydropterin synthase family protein, giving the protein MYYIQKKLEVSASHHLVLDYESKCSNLHGHNWIITLYCRAKELNQNGMVVDFTEIKRKIKGTLDHQNLNDVLPFNPTAENIARWCVEQIPTCYRAEVQESEGNLAAYEKDE; this is encoded by the coding sequence ATGTATTACATTCAGAAAAAATTAGAAGTATCAGCCAGCCATCACTTGGTGCTGGACTATGAGAGTAAGTGTTCAAACTTGCACGGTCACAACTGGATTATCACCCTTTACTGCCGTGCCAAGGAGTTAAACCAGAATGGTATGGTGGTCGACTTTACCGAGATCAAACGTAAGATCAAGGGAACGTTGGACCATCAGAATCTGAACGATGTGCTGCCTTTCAACCCCACGGCAGAGAATATCGCCCGCTGGTGTGTAGAGCAGATTCCTACCTGCTACCGTGCTGAGGTACAGGAGAGCGAGGGCAACCTCGCGGCGTATGAAAAGGATGAGTGA